A single Mangrovimonas sp. YM274 DNA region contains:
- a CDS encoding TlpA disulfide reductase family protein yields MNRTFNILVLLLIALLFFRCNPIKKAPKYTGASNEVNLYSGDTLFKTVLLDYAFTELDKPPYLLKSIANQENLNFSFDLEGPKLFRFYGYDPQSYPFYIYVTPGDSLSYRLENQMIVFEGRNAAHYNFFKTLFESKLSYAGFDGELGLNAFKQKTKDIYQERLQVLEAYVKKENTSQSFYSSIKEVLRFEYINWLFNRNMIPTGAITDYSTFLEGVTMETFNRNDQADNPYFYLALIKYVYLVSEEKFGEANASEALQYQLQLIDENLQGLTKEYALTKIISDYDAHIRPEDINDLLEVVAAYLPKINDETYKGVLEKIEERLGSFDKQLTEAVNKAVLLGREGRQVTFNEVLESQKGKYKVIDFWASWCVPCIKEIKEGHLFREKITKNKNVEFLYVSIDKDRDKWMARGEELKAYGMLENQYVIVDDEHDILRSFFNVVAVPHYVVLDENNEVLLFNAPTPADTSEFMEVFEEVK; encoded by the coding sequence ATGAACAGAACTTTTAATATTCTTGTACTTTTATTGATTGCCTTGTTGTTTTTTAGGTGTAATCCTATTAAAAAAGCGCCTAAGTATACGGGGGCATCTAACGAGGTGAACCTATATTCAGGAGATACGCTATTTAAAACTGTGTTGCTAGATTATGCTTTTACTGAATTAGACAAGCCACCATATCTTCTGAAATCAATTGCCAATCAAGAAAACCTCAATTTTTCTTTTGATTTGGAAGGCCCAAAGTTGTTTCGGTTTTACGGTTATGACCCGCAATCCTATCCTTTTTATATTTATGTAACTCCAGGGGATTCCTTAAGTTATCGATTGGAAAACCAAATGATTGTTTTTGAAGGAAGGAATGCGGCACACTACAATTTCTTCAAGACACTTTTTGAGTCCAAACTTTCTTATGCAGGTTTTGATGGAGAGCTTGGTTTGAATGCTTTTAAACAAAAAACCAAGGACATCTATCAAGAGCGGTTGCAGGTTTTGGAGGCGTATGTGAAAAAAGAAAATACGTCTCAGTCCTTTTATAGTAGTATAAAGGAAGTGTTGCGATTTGAATATATTAATTGGTTGTTCAATAGGAACATGATTCCCACAGGAGCTATAACCGATTATTCTACCTTTTTGGAAGGCGTTACTATGGAAACGTTTAATAGAAATGACCAAGCAGATAATCCTTATTTTTATTTGGCTCTCATCAAGTATGTGTATTTGGTTTCTGAGGAGAAATTTGGTGAGGCTAATGCCAGTGAAGCTTTGCAATATCAGCTGCAGCTAATTGATGAAAACTTACAAGGATTAACCAAGGAGTATGCGCTGACTAAAATAATCTCTGATTATGATGCTCATATAAGGCCGGAAGATATAAATGATTTGCTAGAAGTGGTTGCCGCCTATTTGCCAAAAATAAATGACGAAACCTACAAAGGTGTTTTAGAGAAAATAGAAGAGCGTTTAGGCAGTTTTGACAAACAATTGACGGAAGCGGTAAATAAAGCAGTGTTGTTGGGCCGAGAAGGAAGGCAGGTGACATTTAATGAGGTTTTGGAATCGCAGAAAGGAAAATATAAGGTGATTGATTTTTGGGCCAGTTGGTGTGTGCCTTGTATAAAGGAAATCAAGGAAGGTCATTTGTTTAGAGAAAAAATCACAAAGAATAAAAACGTTGAATTTCTATATGTTTCCATAGATAAAGATCGTGATAAATGGATGGCAAGAGGAGAAGAGTTGAAAGCTTATGGCATGCTTGAAAACCAGTATGTTATTGTTGATGACGAACATGATATCTTAAGGTCTTTTTTTAATGTTGTTGCTGTCCCTCATTATGTAGTTTTGGATGAAAACAATGAGGTGTTGTTGTTTAATGCTCCAACTCCAGCAGATACTTCAGAGTTTATGGAGGTGTTTGAGGAGGTGAAATAA
- a CDS encoding MlaD family protein produces MDSKKIQLGLLVIVGSVLFVAAVYLIGQRQELFKNTFSISAHFRNVNGLKNGNNVRYSGLDIGTVKRVYMVNDSMIRVDMAIDEKIIEHIRKNSIATIGADGLVGNMVVNIVPGQGMAPVIENGDIIESYSKISADDILSTLSTTNENAAILTSDLLKITNRIVDGKGTIGVLLNDTIMAKELKQTIGNLKVASQGVSVTMDKLNGLVESLKTNDESVLGVLLNDTISGAKLKTVVQNMEDLSGDMENVVNNIDAVVHDIRSSQGTLNYILNDTTLVEDLKASADNIKQGTEKFNENMEALKHNVLFRGYFKKLEKEQEKLEGKKTE; encoded by the coding sequence ATGGATTCAAAAAAAATACAGTTAGGGCTTTTAGTTATTGTAGGGTCTGTTTTGTTTGTCGCGGCCGTATATCTAATTGGGCAAAGACAGGAGTTGTTTAAAAATACGTTTTCCATAAGTGCCCATTTTAGAAATGTAAACGGTTTGAAAAACGGAAATAATGTACGCTATTCGGGTTTGGATATTGGTACGGTGAAAAGGGTGTATATGGTCAATGATTCCATGATAAGAGTTGATATGGCTATTGATGAAAAAATAATAGAGCACATCAGAAAGAATTCTATAGCAACCATTGGAGCTGATGGTCTAGTAGGGAATATGGTTGTAAATATAGTGCCCGGACAAGGAATGGCGCCCGTAATTGAGAACGGGGATATTATAGAGTCTTACAGTAAAATTAGTGCTGATGATATTTTGAGTACACTCAGTACAACCAATGAAAATGCAGCAATACTGACCTCGGATTTATTAAAGATAACTAATAGAATTGTGGATGGAAAGGGAACAATCGGGGTGTTGCTCAACGATACGATTATGGCCAAGGAATTAAAGCAAACCATTGGAAATCTTAAAGTGGCCAGTCAAGGGGTTTCGGTTACTATGGATAAATTGAATGGTTTGGTGGAAAGCCTCAAAACAAATGATGAATCGGTATTGGGGGTATTGCTCAATGATACCATCTCTGGCGCAAAACTGAAAACTGTGGTTCAAAATATGGAAGACTTAAGTGGTGATATGGAAAATGTTGTGAATAATATTGATGCCGTTGTTCATGATATTCGTTCAAGTCAAGGAACGCTCAATTATATTTTAAATGATACAACATTGGTTGAAGATTTAAAGGCTTCGGCGGACAATATCAAACAAGGCACTGAGAAATTTAATGAAAATATGGAAGCTTTAAAGCACAATGTATTGTTTAGGGGGTATTTTAAGAAACTTGAAAAGGAGCAGGAGAAATTGGAGGGTAAAAAAACGGAGTAA
- a CDS encoding MlaE family ABC transporter permease, which translates to MKDFLMEVGDMTYFTSRFFKELFKTPFEFKELLRQCYNIGNRSLLLVVITGFIIGLVLTLQTRPTLMEFGAVSWMPSMVGISIVREIGPIITALVCAGRIGSGIGAELGSMRVTEQIDAMEVSGANPFKYLVVTRVLAATLMLPILVIVGDAVALFGSYLVENVKGNVSFMLYFNQVFDALEFSDIFPATIKTFFFGLAIGLVGCYKGYFCNKGTEGVGMAANSAVVVTSLMLFIIDFVAVLVTDIFYDL; encoded by the coding sequence GTGAAAGACTTTCTGATGGAGGTAGGGGATATGACTTATTTTACTTCTAGGTTTTTTAAGGAGTTGTTTAAGACGCCTTTTGAGTTTAAAGAGCTCTTGCGGCAATGTTACAATATTGGGAATCGCTCCTTGTTGTTGGTGGTGATTACAGGCTTTATTATTGGTTTGGTTTTGACATTGCAAACACGTCCCACCTTAATGGAATTTGGCGCAGTGTCCTGGATGCCTTCTATGGTAGGAATTTCCATCGTAAGGGAAATTGGTCCCATAATTACGGCTTTGGTATGTGCAGGGAGAATTGGCTCTGGAATTGGAGCGGAGTTGGGCTCTATGCGGGTTACAGAACAGATTGATGCCATGGAAGTTTCGGGAGCTAATCCTTTTAAATATTTAGTGGTTACCCGTGTACTGGCTGCCACCTTAATGCTGCCTATTTTGGTGATTGTTGGAGATGCTGTTGCGCTATTTGGTTCTTATTTGGTGGAGAACGTTAAAGGGAATGTATCATTTATGTTGTATTTCAATCAGGTGTTTGATGCTCTGGAGTTCAGTGATATTTTTCCAGCAACCATTAAAACCTTTTTTTTTGGTTTGGCCATTGGGCTTGTTGGGTGTTATAAAGGGTATTTCTGTAATAAAGGAACTGAGGGTGTTGGGATGGCAGCCAATTCGGCGGTGGTAGTAACCTCTTTAATGTTGTTTATTATTGACTTTGTAGCTGTTTTAGTGACTGATATTTTCTATGATTTATGA
- a CDS encoding M48 family metallopeptidase, producing the protein MKTRITLVLVALFLSVNIGFAQQDEECMTNLTIFSDYVKSKKYDEAYEPWMKVRTKCPKFNYAIYAYGEKILKHKIDNSTGAEQVGYIKDYMKLLDEGLANYPNKYKKGEVLNDKGLMMYDHKKDLGTTNQEIYDMFDRAYKEDLENFKHPKGLYVYFSTAVDLHNEGKLPLQSVFDKYDDVSDKIGSEVENYTEKLNVLVEKEEAGQALTSKEQRYKKSFTSYLENYEKIGGSIDSKLGQLANCENLIPLYKKDFDTYKNDAVWLKRAVSRMYNKECTDDPLYIDLVKAYDATAPSADTKYFVATILFKQNKDSEAVNYLKQAFDLETDKYKKGRLAERIGGILKKKGRYSEARSYFRESLKLNPSNGRPHLNIAAMYAASANDCGDNQFNKRAVFWYAAQEARKAGKVDATLTKVANQTAASYEGNAPSKGDIFTEGNSGQTIKIGCWINGSVVVPSL; encoded by the coding sequence ATGAAAACGAGAATAACTTTAGTATTAGTTGCCCTGTTTTTGAGTGTTAACATTGGTTTCGCTCAACAAGATGAGGAGTGCATGACTAACCTAACGATCTTTTCAGACTATGTAAAGAGCAAAAAATATGATGAGGCATATGAGCCGTGGATGAAGGTGCGTACTAAATGCCCTAAGTTTAATTATGCTATTTATGCTTATGGCGAGAAAATATTGAAGCATAAAATAGACAACTCTACTGGAGCTGAGCAAGTTGGTTATATCAAGGACTATATGAAGTTGTTAGATGAAGGGTTGGCTAATTACCCAAATAAGTACAAAAAAGGAGAAGTACTTAATGACAAGGGGTTAATGATGTATGATCATAAAAAAGACTTGGGTACAACTAATCAGGAAATCTACGATATGTTTGACAGAGCATATAAGGAAGATTTAGAGAATTTTAAACATCCAAAAGGATTGTACGTGTATTTTTCTACCGCTGTAGATTTGCATAATGAAGGCAAATTGCCATTGCAATCTGTTTTCGATAAGTATGATGATGTGTCCGATAAGATTGGTTCTGAAGTAGAAAACTATACCGAGAAACTAAATGTTTTAGTAGAAAAAGAAGAAGCAGGGCAAGCATTGACTTCTAAAGAGCAACGGTATAAAAAATCCTTCACGAGCTACCTTGAAAACTACGAGAAAATTGGGGGAAGTATCGATAGTAAATTAGGACAGTTGGCAAATTGTGAGAACTTGATCCCATTGTACAAGAAAGATTTCGATACCTATAAGAACGATGCGGTTTGGTTGAAGAGAGCGGTAAGTAGAATGTATAACAAGGAGTGTACAGACGATCCACTTTATATTGATTTGGTAAAAGCGTATGATGCTACAGCACCATCGGCAGATACAAAGTATTTCGTAGCAACTATTTTGTTTAAACAAAATAAAGATAGTGAGGCTGTAAACTACTTAAAGCAAGCTTTCGATTTGGAAACCGATAAGTACAAAAAAGGAAGATTGGCTGAAAGAATTGGTGGTATCTTGAAGAAAAAAGGTCGTTATAGCGAAGCTAGAAGCTACTTTAGAGAGTCTTTAAAGTTGAACCCGTCAAACGGAAGACCTCACTTGAACATTGCTGCTATGTATGCTGCTAGCGCTAACGATTGTGGAGATAATCAATTCAATAAGCGTGCAGTATTCTGGTATGCGGCTCAGGAGGCTAGAAAAGCCGGTAAAGTTGATGCTACTTTAACAAAGGTTGCTAATCAAACAGCTGCTAGTTATGAAGGGAATGCTCCAAGTAAAGGAGATATTTTTACCGAAGGTAACTCTGGGCAAACTATTAAAATTGGTTGTTGGATCAATGGTAGCGTAGTGGTGCCAAGTTTGTAA
- a CDS encoding L,D-transpeptidase — MSYKVLAIFILGILLKSSLFQEKNFLLSQLNTQQDTISTEKGWRTIKIDRNITIENYFQYVDSLVKQYDSLTKYPLTEHLLIRANSWVIDTLHNTDYYLMKARDSFIYDQKKMIALPKGNTLIVPDSLTAKSLLTAFQNTRINVNIPEFKLRIYEGKTELYEFPVRVGRHETKYLKMSDKIEDLRTKTGEGHIVAHNKHPRYVNPATNHEYFVTRRDDNQVTKLPLIPFIETELNGQKYGQMIHPTTNPVTLGKAYSNGCIGTQESDAWIIYYYAPIGTPIQVRYDLETVNKEGDTVILKDIYKKRD, encoded by the coding sequence ATGAGCTATAAAGTATTGGCAATTTTTATTCTCGGAATCCTATTAAAGAGCTCTCTTTTTCAGGAGAAAAATTTCCTTTTATCACAGCTCAATACCCAACAAGACACGATTTCCACCGAAAAAGGATGGCGGACTATCAAGATTGATCGCAATATTACCATTGAAAACTATTTTCAATATGTAGATTCCCTAGTAAAGCAATACGACTCTTTAACAAAATACCCCCTTACTGAACATCTGTTGATACGGGCCAATTCCTGGGTGATTGACACCTTACACAACACCGATTACTACCTAATGAAAGCACGCGATTCTTTTATCTACGACCAAAAGAAAATGATTGCCTTGCCCAAGGGAAATACGCTTATAGTTCCAGATTCCCTAACCGCCAAGAGCCTTCTTACTGCGTTCCAAAACACCCGCATAAATGTGAACATCCCCGAATTCAAACTCCGAATTTACGAAGGAAAAACAGAGCTTTATGAATTCCCGGTAAGAGTAGGAAGACACGAAACAAAGTACCTAAAGATGTCCGACAAAATTGAAGACTTACGCACCAAAACCGGAGAAGGCCATATTGTAGCCCATAACAAACATCCTCGCTATGTGAACCCCGCCACCAACCATGAATATTTTGTAACCCGAAGAGATGACAACCAAGTCACCAAATTGCCTTTGATTCCATTTATAGAAACTGAATTGAATGGCCAGAAATACGGCCAAATGATTCATCCCACCACCAATCCGGTTACTTTAGGCAAAGCTTATTCCAACGGCTGCATTGGCACCCAAGAATCAGACGCTTGGATTATTTATTACTATGCTCCTATAGGTACACCCATCCAGGTGAGATACGATTTAGAAACAGTCAACAAGGAAGGGGACACCGTGATCTTGAAGGATATTTATAAGAAGAGAGATTAA
- a CDS encoding type III pantothenate kinase — translation MNLIVDVGNTFVKFAIFQQEEIIFKCSFDLAHFKAEFHGLFENYESIQKCILSSVGDLDNGMLKLIQSKLPVLVLDTDTKLPFVNAYSTPHTLGVDRVALVSAAVKNYPQQNVLVIDAGTCITYDFTDAEHVYKGGAISPGIRMRYKALNNLTANLPLLETEMPRQLTGDSTISSIHSGVVGGVLKEIDGVVEDYRQEYRDLTVILTGGDSDFLSKQLKNGIFANSNFLLEGLNFILEYNLN, via the coding sequence ATGAATTTAATTGTCGACGTTGGCAACACCTTCGTGAAGTTTGCTATTTTTCAGCAGGAGGAGATCATTTTTAAGTGCAGTTTTGACCTTGCTCATTTTAAAGCCGAGTTTCATGGGCTTTTTGAAAATTATGAAAGTATCCAGAAATGCATTCTTTCTTCAGTGGGCGATTTGGACAATGGCATGCTGAAATTGATTCAGTCCAAATTGCCAGTCTTGGTTTTAGATACTGATACCAAACTTCCTTTTGTGAATGCTTACAGTACGCCTCATACTTTAGGTGTAGATCGGGTAGCTTTGGTAAGTGCAGCGGTTAAAAATTATCCCCAACAAAATGTATTGGTTATTGATGCGGGGACTTGCATAACTTATGATTTTACCGATGCAGAGCACGTTTATAAAGGAGGGGCCATTTCGCCGGGAATAAGAATGCGTTATAAGGCCCTGAACAATTTAACGGCCAACTTGCCGTTACTTGAAACAGAGATGCCAAGGCAGCTTACCGGCGATTCTACCATTAGCTCCATACACTCTGGTGTGGTTGGTGGTGTACTGAAAGAAATCGATGGGGTGGTGGAGGATTATCGTCAGGAATATAGAGATTTAACAGTTATTTTAACAGGTGGCGACTCAGATTTCTTGTCAAAACAATTAAAAAATGGCATATTTGCCAACTCTAATTTTCTTTTAGAAGGTTTAAACTTTATATTAGAATATAATTTGAACTAA
- a CDS encoding fumarylacetoacetate hydrolase family protein, whose translation MKIIGIGKNYVSDLSEMPSEKGMPVIFTKPESSILKSGETLQLPKVSNEVWYEIELAFRIGKTCKNVSREEAIDYIDGITLANDLTAKDVLAASREGKGPWALAKGFDGATPLGEFVSMEGFQDLANINFTLEINGEVVQTGHSSLMIYSLGEVVEVVSSFMTLEPGDVILTGTPAKGVGLVKSGDRMLAYLEGVKTLETVVA comes from the coding sequence ATGAAAATAATAGGAATAGGGAAGAATTACGTAAGTGATCTTTCAGAAATGCCTTCGGAAAAAGGCATGCCCGTGATCTTTACAAAACCAGAAAGTAGTATTTTAAAATCGGGGGAGACTCTGCAGTTGCCAAAAGTATCCAACGAGGTTTGGTACGAAATTGAATTGGCCTTTAGAATTGGGAAGACGTGCAAAAATGTATCTCGAGAAGAGGCTATCGATTATATTGATGGCATTACCCTTGCCAATGATTTAACTGCGAAGGATGTATTGGCTGCCAGTAGAGAAGGCAAGGGGCCTTGGGCTTTAGCGAAAGGCTTTGATGGCGCAACGCCACTAGGGGAATTTGTGTCTATGGAAGGCTTTCAGGACTTGGCCAATATCAATTTTACTTTGGAAATCAATGGTGAGGTAGTGCAAACAGGACATTCGTCGTTGATGATTTATTCATTGGGAGAGGTTGTTGAAGTAGTGTCTTCATTTATGACCCTTGAACCTGGAGATGTTATTTTAACCGGAACGCCAGCCAAAGGTGTTGGACTGGTAAAATCAGGAGACCGTATGTTAGCCTATTTAGAAGGTGTGAAAACCTTGGAAACGGTTGTGGCGTAA
- a CDS encoding ABC transporter ATP-binding protein: protein MMEQNHIEVPNVVLEVRGLHKSFGDNHVLNGFNMQLFQGENLVIMGKSGSGKSVMIKCLVGLMEADSGFISVMHNDITKLDHESLDILRREIGFLFQGSALYDSMTVRENLKFPMRWHTKKFGGEENQEKLVIEALENVGLAKAIDLMPSELSGGMKRRIALARTLIMQPKIIIYDEPTSGLDPITAKEIVILMQKVQSQYNTSSLIITHDVDCARVIADRMVLLIDGVDYALGTFEELSRSNDPKVKAFFKE from the coding sequence ATGATGGAACAGAATCACATAGAAGTGCCTAATGTGGTCCTAGAAGTGAGAGGTCTTCACAAGAGCTTTGGTGATAACCATGTGTTGAATGGGTTTAACATGCAGCTCTTTCAAGGGGAAAATCTGGTTATTATGGGGAAGTCGGGTTCTGGGAAATCTGTGATGATAAAGTGTTTGGTGGGTTTGATGGAAGCGGATAGTGGTTTTATTTCGGTGATGCACAATGATATTACAAAGTTGGACCATGAATCATTAGATATTTTAAGACGGGAAATTGGCTTCTTGTTTCAGGGCAGTGCTCTTTACGATTCCATGACAGTGCGGGAGAATCTTAAGTTTCCTATGCGTTGGCATACCAAGAAGTTTGGAGGGGAGGAGAATCAAGAGAAGTTGGTGATAGAAGCCTTGGAAAATGTTGGTTTGGCAAAGGCTATCGATTTGATGCCTTCGGAATTATCGGGAGGAATGAAACGGCGTATTGCTTTGGCTAGAACACTGATTATGCAGCCAAAAATCATCATTTATGATGAGCCAACGAGTGGTTTGGATCCTATTACTGCTAAGGAAATTGTGATTTTGATGCAAAAGGTACAGAGTCAATATAATACATCGTCTTTAATTATTACCCATGATGTGGATTGTGCACGTGTAATTGCAGATAGAATGGTGTTATTGATAGATGGTGTTGATTATGCGTTAGGGACTTTCGAGGAGTTGTCACGTTCCAATGATCCAAAAGTTAAGGCATTTTTTAAAGAATAA
- a CDS encoding patatin-like phospholipase family protein, with translation MNIGLVLSGGGVRGAAHIGAIKALEEHGIFPTQISGTSIGAIVGALYAYGHHWSDILHFFKKFQIFDVTKYAKGKPGLIDTEKFYAEFKNYLKEDSFEALQIPLSITATNILDGNLEIFNQGKLIMPILASAAFPGIFAPVKIKNDFYIDGGTLNNFPAELLKPHCDCIIGSYVNGIDSINITDVKHMFHIMERAIKLKSFQEDYSKFNLCDVVVYPKELSKYGTFDKRHVDEIFNIGYHRTKEILNNNEALLQQTAALVLNNKQL, from the coding sequence ATGAACATAGGTTTAGTACTTTCTGGCGGGGGTGTTAGAGGCGCAGCCCATATAGGCGCCATAAAAGCCCTTGAAGAACACGGTATTTTCCCAACACAAATTTCAGGCACCAGTATTGGCGCTATCGTAGGCGCATTGTATGCCTACGGACATCATTGGAGTGATATCCTGCATTTTTTTAAAAAGTTTCAAATTTTCGACGTTACCAAGTACGCTAAAGGAAAACCAGGCCTTATTGATACCGAAAAGTTTTATGCTGAATTCAAAAACTACCTAAAGGAAGACAGTTTTGAAGCGCTACAAATACCACTTAGCATAACGGCCACAAATATTTTGGATGGCAACCTTGAAATATTCAACCAAGGAAAGTTAATCATGCCCATACTGGCCTCTGCAGCCTTTCCAGGGATTTTTGCCCCAGTGAAAATAAAAAACGATTTTTATATTGATGGAGGGACACTCAATAATTTTCCTGCGGAATTATTAAAACCCCATTGCGACTGTATCATTGGAAGCTACGTGAATGGCATAGACTCCATAAATATCACCGATGTCAAGCACATGTTCCACATCATGGAACGCGCCATTAAACTAAAATCCTTTCAGGAAGATTACAGTAAATTCAATTTGTGTGATGTGGTCGTGTATCCAAAAGAGCTCAGCAAATATGGCACTTTCGACAAGAGACATGTTGATGAGATTTTTAATATAGGTTATCACAGAACAAAAGAAATTCTAAACAACAATGAGGCGCTCCTTCAGCAAACAGCTGCCTTAGTTCTAAACAACAAACAATTGTAG